The DNA region TTTTTTTCGTGATTATTTTTGGTTTTTCATGAGAGATGCCATTTGGTTCAATTCAAAATATCAAAAGAAAGTGAAGAAATGGGACTTTACAGTGCAATCACTTTACATTgattaaaagtaaaaaaaaaaaaaaatggtgttcAAAAAGTACAACTGGtgatcaaaataaaaataaaaagaataaaaatccTACTAACTAACTACATATACCTCCACAAGTCTCGGCCAGCATTTATCCCTTTGTCTAAAATTGTAGTTTCAATGTTAGTAGCAAAAACTTGCAGTGGCAACTCGTGCAAAGGTGCACGATTAAAAGGAAAAattagaaaaaattaaaaatactaAAGGTCAAATCGTGCAGTGGTACACTATTTACcttgtaatttttatttttattttaaattcatATACCGGATAGTTAAGAAATGGATAAATCGCCGTAGCATTCCACAATTAATCCATTTTGGTCTACCACAAATCCCAAAACCCCTTttggaaattttggtccaaaaaagTCCCATTTAGGCGTCAGACTCCAAAGCGTCCTATGTTACTATTGGTCTGTGAACTGCAATTAAAGTGCAACGTGTGATGTGTCGATTAAACGTATAATTACGAGTTTGAATCAACAGCTTGCTATCCAAGAGGTAGAGAGGCAGagtcgttatactttgggtttcCAATTGTGGCGCCGTCTCACGTTCTAATATTTCTCATTTATCAAAAAGAATACGTCGCTCTATTTGTTTAGTTCATGGCCTTGAAGTTTTTCACACAATGTTACAGTCACTTTTCCCATTTCCTGTTTTTTCTTCTATTTGACTTAAAAGAGATTTGCATGGTAAAGAATGAACTATCCAAGTTATTCGAGATAATAATAACAGGCACATACATGGTTTAGTTTAAAGTTACTTAATtataaattcacataaatttaGAATCACTTAACTCTTGTACGAAAATAAGATCTTCCAGTTTTAAAACGTTAAAAATGGTATAGAGAAGTgttctttttttaatattattttatttttgtgagATTGCTGAGTTCGTCTTATCTTTTCTTTGGCCAAATGCAAGTAGCATCTAGTTGGGACAAGCAAAAGAGATGTTCGGCCATACCCATAAGTACCTATACTAtgactagacggcctatgcccgtgctgtgcacgagcccaacactttagattataataCATCTATGTGTATATAGTTGTCTTTAAATagtgatattatatatatatatatatatatatatatatatatatatattatgttcaaaacacgattaatataacattgtagtttgtgctccgtatctaaaactttattatattaatgtttgctacgaatacaaaatcggcaaatttattaatattttttaaaagagaagacttgtttaaaatgaaactattttcctctctttgagataaaacaatagcaatatttaagcatcagttgatactttcaattttaattcgattaatttaaaggtgtaaaatacttattattttttatcaaattttaatttagataattctaattcaaattattaaattaatttacatgtttaaaacgaaataaagtagaaattgattttctatttaaatgaagaaatattattttttaatttttgataaatattctcggtttagctcattttacttgtcatgttgtcttttgcatggttttttaagaaaacgtcgattagaattataatttgactaatttaccttattcattatttgatctccatttgatatattatttttttacgacattaatctcttttcacatttattagagtaagaataaaaataaaaaagtaattaaattctatcttattttaaaatataaatattttaagtatatttattttagtaaacataacaaataaatgacatggcggaatagcaaatacaacagtttaatatctagattagatctcacgctaatataaaaaaaaattgtatggtttgattatttaaccttttgaagaaaagcaatttcatttgctcccactaatggattgatacacacgtgacaatgaatccatcattattgacttaatgagatactttggaaattacatgaatattgtttgatttttttaatatggggtgtactttttttttgacattattaatttgcactatttttatgcacacacacatatatatatatatatatatatatatatatatactatgttcaaaacacaattaatataacattgtagtttgcactccgtatctaaaactttattatattagtgtttactacgaatacaaagtctgcacttttttgtttgtttttgatattgcatgattttgttaatatggggtccacttttttttaccgtgagtttggagatggtgggttccacttttttttttttatattgcttgatgttgtttagtatggggtgcactttttttttttggacattattagtttgcactatttttatgcatataatatatatacatatagtatgttcaaaacacgattaatataacattataatttatgctccgtatcttaaactttattatattagtgtttgctacgaatacaaagtctgcacttttttttttaacattatatattttttttaatatggggttcactttttgttttttttgatattgcttgattttgttaatatggggttcactttttttttctcatgagtttggagatggtgagttccactttttttccttccttttttttttattgctgggtgttatttagtatggggcccacattttttttaagggacaacggatgaCGAAGCataacccatgctttatatagtttttttttttattttatttttattttttatattacttggtgttatttagtatggggcccacccttttggacattattagtttgcactatttttgtgcatatatatatatatatatatatatatatactatgttcaaaacatgattaatataacattgtagtttgtactccgtatctaaaactttattatattaatgtttactacgaatacaaagtttgcattttttttttgacattttttttaatatgggaatcacttttttttttgatatttttttattttgttaatatgcggtccacttttttttttttatattggttgatgttatttagtatggggtccaccctttatggggtgtaCTTTTGTTTTTTAGACATTATTAATTTacattatttttatgcatataatatatatacatatactatgttaaaaaaattaatataatattgtagtttgtgctccgtatctaaaattttattatattagtgtttgctacgaatacaaagtctgcactttttttttaacattatattttttttaatatggggttcacttttttttaacattgtattttttttaatatgggttcacttttttttccgaTATTGTTTgattcatgagtttggagatgatgagttccacttttttattttattttattttattattgctcggtgttatttagtatggggcccaccctttttttaagggacaacagacgacgaagcatgggtctaaacccatgctttatatagttttttttttatattgcttggtgttgtttagtatgggaccCACCATTTTGGACATtgttagtttgtactatttttatgcacataatatatatactatgttcaaaacacaattaatataacattgtagtttgtgctccgtatctaaaactttattatattagtgtttgttacgaatacaaagtttgcacttttttttttaacattgtttgttttttttaatatgggattcactttttttttttttaatattgcttgattttgtcaatatgagatactatattcaaaacacgattaatataatattgtagtttgtgctccgtatctaaaactttattatattagtgtttgctacgaatacaaagtctgcactttttttttacattgtttgtttttttaatatgggattcactttttttgttatattgcttgattttgttaatatgggatccacttttttttcccgtgagtttagagatgatggattccactttttttactttttttttttttttaatattggttgattttttttttaatattaattgatGTTTAATAtgaggaccacacttttttttttaaatgcccaacggacgacgaagcatgagttgtgacccatgcttctatatagtagtaatatcaATCCTTGCATTTTAGTACTCCCTAGTTCTACCGTTCACTTTTGCTTGTCCACGATAAACTTTACACATCTATTAGGAAATaggaataaataaaatatatattttatcacaATACTCATATTAATTAGTGTATGAACTTAATGGactaaaaaaataatttggaaTGAGTAATTATGTTATGGCTATAagaaaaagaaataatttttctctTTATATGTTAAAATTGACaagtaaaattgaaaatttatcTTTAGTATAGTTGAgaaataaaagtgaaaatttatttttagtacaGTGAACAAGTAAAGTAAATGGTGGAAGTACTTCATTTGGACTTTAGGTATGAGTTTCGACGCTTTATTTTGATGTTTAATGTGTACGAACTGAGTTGAACTGATGAAGGCGACAACAAACAAGCTGAGAATAATTAAGCCCGTGTATAATTACAAACTGCCAAGTTGAATCAAAACATTTTTATGGCTAATTAAGCTACTACTAGATACATACCATTAAATAAAAGAGACGAATACATGGGATGACACCAATTACATACTTAACATGAAATTCTTGGGGTTAGCTTTTACATTCCAACATATTAGTAGTCAGTACGTAGTACCTTTTTTTTCTCCCATAACATACAAAAATAGCTACACCGTGCTTTAAGAAGCTTGGTTTTGCTCTTCCCTTCAGCCTGTATAGGGTAACctgaaacaaaaaagaaagatgaATATACATCAAAGGCAGATTCAGGATTTTAAGTTTATGGTGAGGACAATTTAATGGGTTGGGGAAGATAATTTATATACATTAAGCTAAGTGAGTTTCTTAACAAAAATAAGAGTTTTAGCCAAAGTTAGTCAAGGTTAGGCTCTGGGTTCTTTAATAAGATGCGGATTACAATTTATTTTACTTTCACGGGTGTTCAACAAAAATTTTTGTCTAGTTTATATACTAAATATGATGGCAAATGGAGTTGAGTTTTTATACTGGATAGTCTATGCAAGAATTAGTTTTAAAGGTATTATGTATCCAAATTTAAACGGAACCTATATTCAGGTACACACACTAACAATATAGAAGTACAGTATCAGTTTATAGACAATAGCAAATATGCTCGGTAATCTAAAATAAATGTTAACATAATTTTTACGCTATCAGACAACTTGATATTTATGTGTCACTTTTCTATGTTTGTCATACAATGTTTTATCTCAGTTTTACTAATAGTATGACATACTAGTTTTACACTATCGTGCAACTTGATATAGAAGATTATTTGTCTTATTTTTCAGATTATTAGTAATGGCTAAATACTTATAATTTATTCTAAATGATTAATAAACTTTTTTATCTTGTCAATGAGCTAAAGTTCTGGTTGGCATATGATACACCTATAATCTTATTGATATCATTCTGTAAGATTTAAAATAACAAGAAGTAcaaaaaatttgaatttttttttgttttcgtaTTTTATTATGTTCTTTTGTAGCAAAGTATCAGGTTAGAATAAGGAAAACTAACCCCAACTTGAGAGAAGTATCAGAACTGTCATCATCTTGAGGAGGAGGGCCAGTAGAGTTACATGCATTTGTGACAGATTCAGATGATTGACCTTCCTCATTACTAAATCCATTTTCTGATTCAAATGCTACTGCTGCTGTTGCGGGATTTTTGTACCCATTATTATTGGATATCTCCATCACCTTCAAAAGGAAAAAAATCCCAATTATATATCAGCAACAACATATAAGTACTTAATTAATGGGTTGAATTAGCTATATCATTTTTTCATTCGCAATGAAGTCCCAATTAATTCGGATTCGCACCGCGTAAGGTCTATTCAAGAGGAGAACACctcctacaaaaaaaaaatcatatccaAAGCCCGAACATGAAATCTCTAGTTGAAACATTGTGTTGTCTTATTTTGGAGTTACTAACTCTACTTTAGCGCACTAACTAATTCCACCAGCAATATTTTGCCCACCAAAGTTTAGGTTGAAGAATCATCTAACATTATTTGTCTCTGCTAGGATTTGAACGTTATTGCTTATGATTTTTCCTCACTTTATTGATCACTATAAAGAGATAATTGCATCTAGACGGTCCCGATAGTGGTACTAATTCTTTTAtacagtcaaatatatgagttgATAGACTCTTTGAGGGGAAAAACTACATACCTGTTGCCTCAATTTTTCGTTTTCTTCTGTTAGTTGCATGCCCTGTGGTTTTTCACAACATCAGTCTTGATGAAAACCAAGTAAAATTAAGAAACTGCAAAAAAACTACATTATCAAATCACTTAAAAATATTGTTACTGACCTTTTGTTGAAGCTGGTTGATCTCTCTCATTATTTTATCACCCTGACATATGGACAAAGCAAGTAGTGTAAGATCATTAAAAAGAGGTAATCACGATTTATTATGACGCATCAAATTGCACTGATAATATAAATATAATTTACAGTGTCAATATGGTATAAGTTAATTGCTGACCTTTTTCTCTATGACGCGGCTCAATCCAACTTCAAGAGACTTCTCCAACTGTTGTAACTCTTCAATATttagtccttggagttcttctcCTCTCATTTGCCTTTAAGTATAGGAAATTTGTCAGAGGACTTCTAACATatattattataattttttttatgtatatttagctaattttcacttttatttatatgacatgatgatactATGagttgaacataaatgaaatagTGAGGATTCATGCAGTCGATTTAATAATTATTGTTATAATCGTATCAACTTTCCTATATAGATAACTATGAATGTACCTTAATCGATGACCTTTCTCAGAAATTTCCTTGCTTAGTCTGGAGTAGTTGCTATTCTCTACAAGCTGCAAACAGTATAAACAAAAtgtttgctaaaaaaaaaatccaaaaattaCAAAGACTAATAAAAAGGAAATTAAGGTTTAAATAAATGGACCAAGAAACTAATTACCTGAAGCTCAAGGGAAGGTTGATCCAATTTCTCCAGATTTTTTGAATGCAAATCACGCCTCTCAAGAATTTCTTTCATGCTTCATGGAAAAGAAGACAATTTAAGATCTCATCTAAAATGACGAACTGAATATTTATCTTTTAGGTAATAAATGATGgtataaatttatttttaaaacatcGGTGCATAAACATTAAACTCTTTGAAACATGTAAACGTCCACATATCCAATATGGTTTGGACGTAAGCATGACGTCAAACAAAGTAAAAGATGTCTATATAAGCAATTAATTTGTAGAGAAAATTGATCTCGGGTCTAATTCAAttccagaaaaaaaaattgcttaaGATCATATAAGGAAACAAAATCTCAACTAATGTGGGACAGTTAACACCTCTCTTCCCTCATACGAGGCCTACCCTGACGCCTGGACAACATAATAATAGGGATAGAGCCTAATATCATGTTTAAGAAAATGAACTTTGAATCTAACTTAATTCCAACTCGTCCCTCAACCGATGTGAGACACTGAACAAGCTCATTCAAGAATTTTTTCAATAGTATCCACTGGATCTTACACTGGGTAGTACATGAAATAAAGCTATGACTCATAGAAATGCATAGTAAATTCTGGATTAATAAAGCTGTATTAAGTGAATTTTAGCAATTCATCACAAAGATTACCACTTCAGTTGCTTACTTTTCCCTCCGCCCATATTTACTTGTCTATGTTTGACTTGACACACTCCTATTATTATAAGTCATTTAATGTTCGGAAATGAATTTGAAATAACCAATgcattaataataagggtaaactAGATATAACTAAAGTGgcaaattatctcttgatttttcaaactaaaCAAATAAAAATGAATATCTATTTTAGTATAGTGGATGAGTAAAAATATAAAGGGGGAGTAGTTACTTTTGCTGGCATTAAAAGATATACAAAGTGTAATTAATGATACATGCATCAAAATGAATAGAAAAGTGTAATTAAATGTTGGACagataattaagaaaataaaaaagtgcTTGTTTTAACAGCTTAAACTTTTAAAATGAGATGATGGATCACATAGTTCAACATGAGACGTATTAGAGTAAAGATAGATCCTAAGTTCAATTCTTACTACCACCCGTTGTTAAACGAATTTCACCTGTTTAGTCTATGAAAAAAATAGTTAAAATTGAAATGAAACTGAAGTTTATAACTAATTGTTCCTTATATATCATCGACCTTATACAGTTGATTTAAAGTTATATGATGAGCTCTTTTACAAACCCAGCAACTATACATTAACTACCTCAACTTCAGGTCACCCCTTGTTGGAATGGTTTTGTTATAAAGTAGTTGTTCGGACTTTATGAAAATATTGTTGTATTCATAGTGGATCTTTTAAAAATGTTTAACTTTTAAAAAGTCGGCCACTGAAAAAATCGAGTACCATAGGTAAGTAACCTTTCATCCTTAATCAAAGTCCATATAAATTAAATCAAGGGATGATAAGTTAAACACCTTTCGTGAAAAAGTCATATAGAAGATTATACTATATGGATAagtcaaaacatatttttatacataacagttacagtttaaaaaaaaaacatatttttatacataaatatCAAATTCTGAACACCCTTATCAAAATTCCTAACCTAGTCACTATTAAATTAAAGGTCTCGGATTCAACTCCTAATCACCTTTGATATAGAGCTCTATACTTAAAATGGGACCAACTCTCAACGCAAATTCGGATTAGCTGAATCACAAGACGTGTAACAAACCAAAAAGAAAAGTTAAATAAATATACAACACAATAACTTCAACGAGAATAACTACCAAAGTAAGGAATAGTTTCTATATATTCTGGATCAGAGTCCGCAAATTAAGTgacacaaaagaaaaaaaaaatggaacaaaAAAAAAGCAGGTTTCATGCACAGAATCTGtacgtgaaaggaccaaactgtaccttcttttttaagctatcaaaatcacattttttttcatactttgggcaaagattagtcatgtttcaaaatcccgaaatatcaatattttatataaaacttaatatcttttttgcGTACAATTATcgactcattacatcaagtataactaaacgtttggatcgtcgtaaggtgccccgaagtaagttttgtttgtttgaaaacttgttatagggttttgatctaagtgttttattatttgtCAAATCGGATGTACAAATGAAAATATTTTGATCTacctttaattttttatattatgttgttatttttcGTCTTTGCTATATTTTGTGTAATTCGCATTTTCTTAATGTAATGTGtattgtttggaaacttgttatctttaaatattatatttgaatgtacaaatataaatattttatttaacaataattcatccaatacaagaggtttatactaattcaaaaataattcattccattaaattacaatactaattcaaagcaatacattactaaattacaataacaatacaatatTCAAGTTCTAGAAGAGCCTTTATTACTTCGAGACTTGCTTGTACCgccacggccttgttgcccacacgaacgtTTGTCATGAtcatattgcttacatgtagatcacttgcgagagtaagttctttcactaacatccacttgattgggtctacgactccgtgagttaatgcccaatttcttGATGTAATCCTTGTTGGCAACCATAAAAAACGACTCGTTtagccaataagcttcattaccaagtgcgTGAAATTGATCGGAATATGCtttaaggtaactgtggaccttgtattcccccgccacataacttgttaccgtttttgCCATGCTGTGTTCTCATGCTGtaaagtgcttcgagagaatggcAAAAACGGTAACAAATTATGTGACGGGGGAATACAAGGTTCACAGTTACCTTAAAACATATTCCGACCAATTCCActcacttggtaatgaagcttattggccaaacgagtcGTTTTTTTATGGTTGCCAACAAAGATTATATCAAGAAATTAGGCATTAACTCACgaagtcgtagacccaatcaaatggatgttagtgaaagaacttactctcgcaagtgctctacatgtaagcaatatgactatgacaagcgttcgtgtgggcaacaaggccgtggtggTACAAacacgtctcgaagtaatagagcctctagaacttgaatgtTGTATTGTTATTGTCATTTAGTaatgtattgctttgaattagtattgtaatttaatggaatgaattatttttgaattagtataaacctcttgTATTGAATGAATTATtgttaaataaaatatttatattcgtacattcaaatataatatttaaacataaagataacaagtttctaAACAATACAAAATACACATTACATTAAAAAAATGCGGATTACACAAAAGATAGCaaagacaaaaaagaaaaataacaacataatataaaaaattaaagatagatcaaaatatttttatttgtacatccgatttgactaaataataaaacacttagatcaaaaccctataataagtttccaaacaaacaaaacttacttcgggacactttacaacccctaaaacgatgatccaaacgtttagttatacttgatgtaatgagccgacattattgtacgcaaaaaaagatattaagttctataaaaaatattgatatttcgggattttgaaacatgactaatctttgcccaaagtatgaaaaaaagtTATTTTGATAACTTAAAAAAAGGGTAGCCTCTTTCACGTACAGATTATGTGCATGAAACCTACTTTtataacttcttctttttttatgttattttggttccatttttttttattttttttttgtgttatttaAGTCGCGGACTCATCTGGATCATGTAGTAACTAAGCTGAAAACCAATAGCTCATCAAATTTGTTCCTTTTAGCCTATACCATACTATAATCCAAATGGCAAATCATAGAATTCCTAAAATAtgctctctttttttctttccctAGTGAAAAGAGGTTTGTCCTATCCGCCATTGATAGTGTTTCATGATAAAGCTTATTTTAATTTTAGATAAGATATTATTGCCTTTCTGAAACAGATAAGATGTGGTGTCCCTTTCGAAAACCAGCTTTTATTCGTTTTTTGCTTATCGCACGTTGCATTGCAGGTCGCAACTCAAGAAGTTAATGAGAAAATATAAGATTTTAAGATATATGCACTAATAATGTGATCATCCGTTTAATTTAATCAACGGATCAATTATAACAGGTTATTACTTTATTTTTCTGATTAACGCACGTCGTGACAAACTTGCTATCATAATTTACCTATTGTTATTTGTTATGAGTTAGTTTAACCTAATAATGTGAAAATTTTATATACGGTATTGTGCAGAACTTAAACTCTACAAATATAATTATACTTATGTTGCACGGATCTCTTAATAATGTCATTGACTGCGTGTCGTATCATCCAAAAATATGTATTTTTGAAAGATCCGATATAAGAGCAACAATATTTTTAGAGAATCCGAGCAACATAAATTATTATAACCACTCACTTACTTGCTACACCACTCATTTCATCTTTGTGCTTTTGTGTATATTCTTTCTTTTTTTACAAAGATTTTGTTCATTattgctttgtttttttttttttttttgcaaaactaCAAAATTCGAGTTTTTCCATCAATTACCTGCTCAAAAATAGAGTCAATAAATAGCACAAAATGGAAAGTTTCTTGAGGTGGGTTTCTTAGCTAGCAGCTAAATGTGGAAAGGGTTTATGTTATGTGACTATCATTGTCCAAAACATGTTATAAATTTATAACTCATATATCTAAAAATTCATTTAATACGTCTAAATAATCCATTCAGACCACAATAAGTAGAAAAATTATAGTCTGAAACCCATAAACTAAAATTCTGAATCCGAGTATGAACTATAACTTAAATCATATAGGATACTTTTCCTGTTCTGAATGATTCCTCTCAATCATGAGTAACTAAACAACACCTTTTTGGattacccaaaaaaataagtttaatTCTTTCACAAAAATAACTAAGATTATATGTACCTGGAGCTAGAATACTCAAATAGTTTGCCAgtagatgagaaaatgatgaGAGCAACATCAGCATCACAAAGAACTGAAAGTTCTTCAGCTTTCTTGAAAAGCCCTCTTCTTCTCTTTGAGAATGTCACTTGCCTTGCTGTTGAGTTATCTATTTTCTTGATCTGAATTTTCTCTCTAGCCatggtttttttaatttttaatctccttaattttccaaaaatagaacAGAAAGAGAGTACTCAAGAGAGAAGAGGGAACaaggaataaaccagaatataaAGAAAGGTTTTTGTGTTGGTAAGAAACTAAGTAGTGGTCTATGTGTGACCTAATTGTAGACGGGTGGCGAGTGATATAGATTGACAAGGCTTTCTAATTATAGAGATTGTGTATATAAGGGGCAAAAAAGGATTTAAACTTTTTACACTGTAGTTGGTAATTAAGTTTATTTTCTAATTATGTTACTTCCTATGTCCTAATTTATCGATCACACTTTGCTTTTTATGTCCTAATTTATCTATCACACTTTGCTTTTTAATCTaatcaaaaatgatttttattttttgatattttaaaataatttaattatttcTCGTTTTATCCTTAATGAGAAGATTTATAGTCACATAAATGTTTAAAATTTgatttagaccacaagtttttaGAAGAAAAATCGCTAAATTCCCTGCTTAGTTAGATGGAGACACTCAAATTGGAACGGATGGAGTACTAATCTCACTTTTTTTTATTGACGGCTATTTATAGTTATTTTTAAGATAATCTAATAGTGTAAATTTTATGCCACTTTGATGGTGAAGGAGTCCAACTTCCACACACATACAACATATAGAATCTTTATGCTATCAGATTATCTAGAAGAATATTACATATAACCAAATTAgtcaaaaaaaaattgccaaaaaATTTAAGGGAACAAAAACCGTAGAGAGAAATAGAAAAGGTGAATAAAAAAAGAGAGAAGCTTTGGGCCAGGACAGTAAAAACAGCCCTTATTTGGCCATTAATTTTGGAATTTCGGTTCCAGGTACTGAGGGAAGACAAAGACTTGTCTTTGTAtgaagagtccggaaccaaaatgccccaaaaacaatattttgaaccaaaatatctcaataaaaaaaaaagttaccaaagtactcatagcgtagtattttactgcgctatagcactaatggagacggagccgttaagtgctatagcagtattttactgcgttatagaaaaaaattattttttttggtacttctataacgcagtaaaatactgcgttatagaagtaccaaaaaaaaaaattctttctataacgcagtaaaattctgcgttatagaagtaccaattttttttttctataacgcagtaaaatactgcgttatataaacagtacaaaaaaaaaattggccaactttattttttgcaacacttagtgttatttttcatactttgaccaataattagtcgggtgtcaagattccgaaacgtcaatattttatatagaacctgatatttttttctgcgtacaataatgtaggctcaatacat from Lycium barbarum isolate Lr01 chromosome 10, ASM1917538v2, whole genome shotgun sequence includes:
- the LOC132615390 gene encoding MADS-box protein JOINTLESS — translated: MAREKIQIKKIDNSTARQVTFSKRRRGLFKKAEELSVLCDADVALIIFSSTGKLFEYSSSSMKEILERRDLHSKNLEKLDQPSLELQLVENSNYSRLSKEISEKGHRLRQMRGEELQGLNIEELQQLEKSLEVGLSRVIEKKGDKIMREINQLQQKGMQLTEENEKLRQQVMEISNNNGYKNPATAAVAFESENGFSNEEGQSSESVTNACNSTGPPPQDDDSSDTSLKLGLPYTG